ttaaagttattaatgatctcataaaaGTTTACTATACTTTGTAcactattaaagttattaatgatcttataaagataaagttggaccaGTTAAAAATTGACATGTATAGATCACATTAATGTAATTTTTATGCTACATATTTCATAATTAatctatgtcatttggttatgttaatattagtgatcattgatggGTTTAACTATGATTGATATAGCAAAGACCGCTTTGGTCCTATACTAATATGGCCAATGGACAAGATTGTTTTATATATCTTGTTTAATAATGACAACAGTTTTGAGCCCACAAAGTATAGCACATTTATAAGGATAGATATGTTGAGAGATTGTTAAAATTTTAAGGGTCACACATGTATAGTTAAATGTGTTAAGCtattattttgattagtcaaaattaaaatgatctaattaaagtaaagttatttggctaagggatataattattatgaaaattaattgtgcgAATACCATCAGTTATATTCCTGACTTAATGACAAGATAAATTAGGAATATGAAACATCCTGACTTAATGATGAGATAAGTTGGGAATATAAAACTCCTAGAGCAtttctataaataaggttatggtccccgatTGTaatatcaatttatcatatttctctTCACCCATCAAAAGAGAAATAAAAGGTTCTTAGAGATACTCTGGGAAGGCTAATTCACCAAGATGAATTCATCGGGTACGCTTTTGTGTTaatatatttcataattattgtaggatttcatatatattattgtGGATCTAATAAGTTTTTATCGAAACGTTCTAAAATTCAGTTTtacttctataaaatatttttgatcCATATTAAAGAACCAACATAAATATGATATCTGAAGTATAGAGTGGTTATATGCCCCTAGTTGTGTCATCTCAAAGTTTTTTCTATGGTCCTTATGCTCATGTTTCAGATGACAAAAAGAAATAAACTAATgataatgtagatatatatatatatatatatatatatatatatatatatatataattcaaacaCATACAAGATTTATAATCCCATGActgaaaaaattataatcattggatatgttatttttgtttaaaaaaatattaagtgaACCATGGATACAAATAAATTTATTCAAAGTGAAGTTGCAAATGAACAACCACCCAGGAATCAACTACATCAAGAGGATCTTCTTCCCTAGCTAAAGATTTTCCAAGTCCATCAATTTTAGAAGAATTTTCAATATCATCATCTACAGAAActcctataaataaaaaaaaaaataggagaCCAAGTTGGATGAAATTTTATATTACTAATTTTAATGATTTTGTATATCGATTTTGCATGTTCAGAAGAAGCTAAAAATAGGGTGCATTTTGTTTATATTATGGACTGACCTTTGGATCTCTCTCATTTTTTGTGTTGTGATCTCTAAAGCACAAGCTCTATCCATTTTCTGAATTAATAtagtattttttatctttgattaaaaaagaatgagACTTTGGAGTTGATTGATTTACCCCCTTGAACAAAATTCTATTACTATAAAGTAGATCTACATAACAAAAATGAGACAAAATGATGATACTATTGAAAATTATAAAGTCAAGTTAGTTGCAAAAGGTTAGACAATATTATGGCTCAAAATAATTAATTGGTAGACCAGTTAGATCTTAAATCAGTTTTTTTTATATTGAgttacaagaaaaaaaattatgtttcccAACCTCTTGGATTTATACTAAATGGATTTGAAAATAAAGTCTATAAATTAAAAATGGCACCATATGATTTAAAGCAAACATATAGAACATGGTATAATCATATAGATGCATATTTTGAGatacataaatttaaaaaatatccttATGGAcataatttattttcaaaatatgaagaggaggaaggaaggatattaattatttgattatatattgatgatataattTACACTTGTAATGATGCTGACATGATTCTAGAATTTCAATCCTTTATGAAAAAGGAATTTGACATGATTAACTTAGGTTTAATGAAATATTATCTTGTTTCTATAGTTTCTTATCTAAATAATGCAGGAGCAATATGTGCCTCCTAATCTATTTGATTCAAAAATATACTAAAATGATTACAAGACATACTAaccaaaatattttatgataattttttgacaTTAAAATTATTCAAACATCCAACTAATTGTGAAAGAAACAAACACATCCATATGATATATCACTTTGAGACATCAAGTAAAAAAGGATATTTTTGCATCCTTAAcatcctcccttttttttttttttttttttcgaactcGAAGTTGCATATGTCTATTTTAAATGACTTCTCAGATTAATCGTAGCACTTACCATGACTTCAGGACAGagaatttagataaatattaGAGTGGAAGCTCCTGATTTTTCAGTAATAATTGATGTAGATGTACAAAGTGTCTAATATATTGTAGGATAATTATATGATTTAAAGAACTATTTAGGGATTTATTCATTGCTATTTGATGCATCAAATTTAAAGAACAAAATTTGATGCATGATTATATTTTTCACTTATATTTGAATGATTGCCTTTCTTATTTTGATTCATCATAAAATGGATTGCTTGCATGATTATCAAAGTAATTATTTACATGATCACATTTCTTATATGTTGCATGATTGCTTTGGCAAAGACCATTAGTTGGTTGATCCTGTTACCACTACAGCATTAATAAGACCTAACACAAAGAAAGCATCACATAGAGCATGAGGGGGCATGAAAATGTTGATATCTTCAACATTGATCCTTAGATGAGGGGGCATGAAAATAATATCTGTGGAAGCTATTTCAAATATTTAGATGAGGGATGGCTCGGGAAAGATTTAATTCCCTAAAACATTCTGATACATAAAAGGAGATTAACCTGAGGTAGCTTAAACAACAACATCCAAATTCACATGCAACTTTCTTGATGAGGGCTCAGATTGCTAATTTTCAGACAGACACCAAGTGGAGCATGAGAAAGATAAGGTGATGAAGACCTTTATTTGTTTGAAGCCAATAATGACAACGCAGGACATTGATCTATTTTATTCCATTAATTAGATGACACTAGGCAATTCAACACAATGACTTTGtccaaaatccaaaaaagaaTTAATCTTAAAAGCATGAGTACAGAAGCTTTTCTATTGGCATCATTGTAATCCACCAATAAACCACAACACATGGGATCATGAGCTCTCCCCTGATCCAGCAAACTAGTTCATGGATGCCTTGGGCTCTTGGAAGAGGCACATTAGTTCATTTTTAGAAAGCAGATCTCAGTTCCGCCTCATTCATCAGAATCTCCATGAGCATCTCATTCCAGGTATCGATTGGCCCAGGCAAGCACCAATGAAGACAGTCATTCTGTAGTTTCTTACTGATATCGGGGTGGAATCTTCTGTAGGGTCCTGGATGACCATCAGGTCTCAGCAGTGAAAGATGATACGTATCGAGGAGTTTCACACGCAACCCATTGTTCGATCCTTCCTGGAAAGTCTCTAGCTCCACATTTCTCATTGTCGCATCCACTGGATCAGCAGTATATTCCCCTTCTTTGAAAGGTTCTGTTCTGTTGCAAATCCCCCCGGTGTTCCACTTCCCATGCTCAAAGTGGCTCGGAGTCCAGGTTTTCAAAACCACAAGTGGCTTGTGTTCTGAGGTGCTCATGAATTGGAAGACTAATCGAAGTGCTTTTTGGTAAGAGTAGTCCATTCCGAGTTCCCTTAGCTTCTTCCCCATGCAGTCGTGGCAGCCAATGATTGTGTTGTTCTCCCAAAATATGGTTTCTTTGAGGAACCATTGCCCACCAGACAACATTACATAGTCGTATTTGTGATATTGGCTTGTCCAAGCATAATCGAGCACATCAAGATAAAGCTGAATATTGTTCTTGGACCTTGCTTCAGTAGATTTGATTAGGAAAGGAGCCCAAATTAGTCCGAGTGTGATGTTGTGCGAAGGAAGGTACCATGTTTTGGATTGAAATTTTTCGTCATGATAGACCAAAATAGCTTCTTCGACCTGATGATCAGAAATCAGATTCATAAGAGATAGATTCCATGAAGTTGAACAAGATTATGCACAAAAGGCATTATTATGAAGAAAAAAAGATCCAAAGTGAAATTTTGATATTAGGTTCACAGGACTAAGACATCATTTTACATACAAATAATTAAGTTTTCATATTTCAGTAAAATCGGCATTTATTGCTTTATGAGATGGAGGCTTGTTTAAAGTACATGCATAAAGAAGCATATTGAATGATGTTTATGCCTTTTCTTTCATTAGAAATTGAAAGCAGTGATATTTGGCATTACTTGTTATAAACTAAGTATTACCATGAAAGGCCTCAAAAAAATTTAGCCACTATGCTATTTTATGATAAGATTGTTAGACACAAATGTTGAAAACAGTAATGTTTGGCACTAAGCAAGAAAAGCACCTTTGAGAGAAGACAAAGCAATGACTCCATCTGGTTGCGGAAGATCGAGTCACCGATAAATGCTAAAGATTTGCTTCTCATTTTATTCAAGAACTTGTTTGTATCCATCGGAGGTAATTCACAATCATATGGTTTCCATCTCCAATGAAGGTAGCCAGTATCAGGCCGACCATTCGTTAAGCAATTTTGAGGATTAGATATGAAACTGCAGCTTGAATTAGTGTATGGTGTATCAGAACTATCCTGGATCCATTTCCCAGAAAAAAGATCACATGCTTCTGCATCACCATTCATTTAATATAAGATTAGTTCATGTGTGCTATCAAAATACAAAACTATGGAAAGAGATAAAATAAGGGGGGATCCAATTCCCAGAAAAAAGATCACGTGCTTCTGCATCACCATCAccattcatttaatataaaattagttCAGAAGAGCTACCAAAACACAAAACTATGGAAAGGGACAAAAGAAGGGAACAGAACAATCAAGTTCAAATAGTGGATAAAGTTATTAGCGGCTGAGTGACTGAAACTAGTTAGAAAATTGATGTACTTTCTCTAAGTGACTGAAACTAATTGAATTCAAACCTTTGGATAAGGAAGCAATATTTCCTTTTATCAGAGAACAtagttaaatttaaatttatcactTTCGTTTGCAACCAAGCAAGATGCTCAAGAAGATACTAAGTTTTCCTAAAAAAAAAGGATATGCTTAAGTTTATGAATTCAAGACACAAAGAAGTGCTGCATTAAATACTAAAAAGGGCAACAATTTACTTAATCATTGAGAGTCTACAACCATATTAAGAAACCCAAGATGTGAAAAGGGTAGCAAGCAAACAGTATACCAAAATCTTGGAGTACAATCAGAAATACAGAAATAAATATGTATTCTGGGAATTACAAAGTTTGCAAAAAGCATAACCAGAAATAAAGACATAGGAAATAAGCAATTACGTAGCAAGAAATGAACAATCGGAAATAATCAGGGCACAAGAGTTGCACAATTAGGTTCCTATTGCTTTCATCAATTGCTTGGCAGGAGTAGAACGCCTAACCACAATCTAATCACTTCAAATAACTTTCTTTGCAATTGAACATAACGCATCGGTGAGAAGTAAAGGAATGGCTAAGAAACCACCATATCTTTCTTCGAGTTCCCAAAATTTCATTTCGAACTCACACCTTTCTTAGAAGGGGAGCTGTCAGAGGAGCCATAGGGGAAGAGGAGCTCATAGCAGAAAGCGAAGAGGAGGGACGACCCCAAGAGAACGAGGAGGAAGTTGTAAAGCCTCTTATTGGTGGGAACGCCTGGTTCTTCTTCTGACTCCGGCTCCTTCGCCTTGGCCATGGCGCTCTGgtctgatgagagagagagagagagagagagagagagaggagggactTGTGGAGGAGGGTCGGTGGGCTGATGCCTAAAAAGGACGCGCGAGGGAAAGAAGCCAAAAGACTTCCTTTCACTTGTCAGCtcgtgtcttttttttttctttttttcttttttttttttttgtcataagtGAAGACTAAAATGACTGAAATACgaattaatgattttattttggGAAAATTCTAAAACAAATTTATGTAAGTTTAGGGTTTTTGCAGAGACCacaaaaattctaaaaaaaaatttgtagaattttttttttcagaaatgaTCATTTTGCCCATATCGATCACTACCCTTCGTCTGCCTCTACCCCATCACCCATCGCTCACCCGTCGTGGTCGATCGTAACTCTCACCCATCGCTCCCCTTCCCTCCCTTAGCCTCTTGCGCCTTCGCACGTAGGCTGGCAGACAACATTAATCGCGTCTCCTTTCCCCTAATTGTTTGTCGTTCTACGCACGAGCTAGTAAGCAACGTCAATTGCCCCCCTAACCACCTACTCCtctatgtgcaagctagcaatatcgaTCGCCCACCTCCCCTCCCCTCATTAGTTGCACCTCCTTGCATGGGCTAGCCTCACTAGCAAGCAATGCCGACCGACCCCTCCTTTAGGCGCCTACACGTCCGCACGTAGGATGGCAATGTTGATCACCCTCTCGCCTCCCCTAGTTGTCTGTGCCTCTGTACGAGGGTCGTGGCCAACCATAACGAAGGCCAACGAGCCGAGGAGCCAAGTGCGAGTGGAGACACGTTTAAGGCTAAGAcaacaataatttttaaaaaaaattatggggtaaaataatctttttatacGGTCAGGATGCTCTACAAAAAGAaacctaagtttttttttttctagaattcataattttaattttttatctatgttattattttatcataaattttattattttaaatataaaataaatagtgCATCGGACTCGCTTACATAATATTAAAGATTTGAATTTTCACCCTAACAATTTTTGAAAGGTGTTAGAAAATTTAATCGGGAAAGAATTTGATTGTCGTTGTGAAAAATTGTGATCAAATTAGTTTTTAATCATGTTTTTAtttaccaaaaaataaaaataaaaaatctttttttctaatatttcctcACATGGTTTGCAATTATTAATTTATTCATGTTCAAAAAATTTGAGTGCTGTACATTTCACTTATGACAGCTTACTAAAACATGTGGCCTATTATGTCTCTTTGGATTGACATCACTCCTCTTTCCTATTAATCTAATCACTCCTCAAACCATATGGATGCTTTCATTAATCCTGTTATCACTGCTGGTGCTCTATCAATCATCATAGCAAGCCGAAGACATGATCTACTTCTTAAGTAGAGTCCTCAGTGTCAGAGAGGTGTCGTACAAGGcatgaaagaaaataaacaagataGAGTTGGATGCTGCCGTGCTCTATCAATCATCAATAATGTTAATGACCGTGACATGGAATCTTAATGCCCAGTGGTTTCTGGCTCGCCTTTTGTTTTGGCACATCAATTTTACTGTTTGATGTCTTTCTTCTTGTTGTTATTGTATTATTTATTCTTTGAGTTGGACACCGTAAAGTGTTTTGTCCTATGCAAAGCTAAAGATGAGCAAGTTGATCTATCGATTGACACACTTATATCATCTCACAGTTTCTGGTGATCGACGCTTCTAATCTAATCTGCATTCCATATGATCTATTGATTGTATTTATTTATGGGACTCATCTGACAGGAACAGTTTCCACATGTTACATGCTGTTGTGGAAATGAATACTTTACATGCTGCATTCCAAAGCTGGGCTTCTGCCACAAATCTCATGTAAAGGATCAGCATGAACTCTGCCTAGTAGCCAAAGGAACATCAAATGTGAATGTTTATTGTTAGAAAAACTAGAAATAGTAAAACCTTAAAATTTCACCTCTAACACCTTCCATTAATCCCACGTGGAtaatattaagattgacttataaggatctaataaatatattattattaacttcagttgatagatcaattaacccatcaagctCGATTATGATATTAATTTTAACATATCATTTATGACATTAATTTTAACAtgccaccaaaaaaaaaaaaaaaaaaaaaaaaaaaaaaaaaaatcatgtaaagGATCAGCATGTGAGTGCTTATTGTTAGAAACTATAAGTGTAAAACCTTAAAATTTCACCTCTTATTGATTTAGTCTCGTTTTGATTCAATTAAATATTCTGATAGTTAACAAGTTTTACTCAATATAaccattttttttctctattaaggctgattttatatattattttacggCTAAAGAGCTAAAGGATACCTCATTAATTTCATAAGGATCACTgatgtatttttatataattttcctAACAGTTATGATTAGAATTGACCTGTGGAGAATTATAGTGAGTGCAATTATTGGAGCATAATGCTTCCTCCATAAGGGTCGCAACATTATTGAATGGGACAAATGAATTAATTTGCAGCATCAGCTTCCATCGATGGACAGGCTTCGGATCCATCGAATGCTTGTGCATGATACATGTGATGACAACTCGGATACGCAGCCAAAGAAAACATGCATTATGATTCAGatccgtcttcttcttcttcttcttgtcctcGCATCCCAAGTTCTTcaacattatattatattatcttatattatatttatttattagtgaGTTTATATTCAAAATCGTTCGTCCAAGATAAAAAGAATTGTGAGTGTTAGTACCATAGATTTATATTATATCGAAGAGCACTAGGGGTGTGCCTAACACAAACTCCTCTAAAGCTTCGGTCTAAGGAAAAAGAAGACATGTAAGCATAGAGGGATCATTAAACCTCTTTTATGTCCATGTCTTAGAATAACTAAAGGATCCTTATAAAATGTTCAATTTGTCTTGATAAGGACTAATGctattttaaatttaatgatgATGTGTCAGTAGAGTGATTCTATAATAATGATGAGATAAGTCTCTTCAAACAGTATTTATCAGGCTAAAATAATAACTCTTAactttatatatgaataaatataagTAGGTCATAACACGCAGTAGAATTAaacgaaatcacaatcaaattaaacatcaagatttatgtgaaaGACCCCTCTAACGTAAAAGGCAAAAGCCATGAACAAACTAGAGAAAATCCActgtaagaataatgaatatataaatttcaATTTCTTACCCAAAAATCTAAACGACAATCGCAAGAGAATAACTGAAATACAAAGATTACATTACTGTACATAATATCCAAAATTTCCTCAAATAATCATAGCAAGAGTTCACTATAAATCTGATCTAACCTAAGGTGATAACATtgcctagatgattgagaataatctttgtgttgtccttgtcttcttccttttccattttctcttatttttcttatatttactttttttttttctaagccaCGTTACTATAGGTTTTTAGCTTTATTCACAGCCACCGCTGTCCTCTTCGATCAGGGTTTAAGTTAAATGAGAAAAGAGGGTTATGACTAAGTGGACTGTGAGTTATTAAACTCGACTATGAGCTGAATTAATGGTCTGTTCTTATGACGACGAAGATGAATTTCTGGAATTAATTTATAGAACTAAATATATAGTTAGATAATAATTCCTTTTTCCTTGCATTATATGATTGTTTGTAAGAAAttcttagacgaattcaaattttagactgAAACATGCAGAAGAATGTACAAACTCGGAATCCGGTCCTTTATAAAGCTAATTGGGCACAGCCCAAACTGGAAGACCCACTCTAAAGCCGGCGAAATGGATTCTATCCCATCCATCATCCTCATCTCCCACTAAAACATCTCAACTCTGATCTGGATTACTTGATCTTATAAaagtatataatattattaaatgtatcgattatttttttaatataatatcggaAATATATTTATAAGAAATTATCATAGCCATTTTCTTAGGCGCATGTGTTGTGTGGAGATCAGGTTGAGTCGGATCGAGTGGATGCGTCAAGATTTTAGATTGTAATTGTGATCCCTGTGCATGAGGAGCCGCCCACCAATTAATTTGGTGAGCACCGTTATGATTAATTTGTTAGTATAGATTAGTGTAAAGTATTAGTTTCGATCGACTTGAGATGGTCCAACACAATCACTATCTTACACAAGGGTCTCATATCGACTTGTACCGCTCCAATAGAGTATACACACTAGTTTAATCACATAtcaaaaaaatagataaaatttGAATTAACTTATAAAAACTTAATCTACCTATATCATTAACTTTCAAAGACAATTAATTCATCACCGTGATGGTTGACGTTGCACGCATCACAGCACACAAAAAACTATTGAAAAGtgcatagaatatatatatatatatatatatatgtatatatatatatatatatatatatatgataaattcttgaaaaaatCTCCTAATTTTGAATTTTTCTAGTAAAGCATTTTTCCGAAATAATAATTTTGCTCGTATCGGTCTCCACCACACCTTTGCCGATGACCACTCTACTTTTGGTAGTCCTACTCATCATGGTCTATCATGATCCTTGTTGATTGCTCCCCCTCTTCCTATAGTCGTCTATATCTACATGTGCGAGTTGACAGGCAACACTAGTCGCCCCGCTTCCCTCCCCTAGTCGCTACACCTCTATGTGCAAGCTGACAGGCTACACTCGTCACTCCCCTTGTCACCTGCACCTCAAACAGAACCAAATCGGAATAATGATTCGATTCAATTAAAATAAGATATTCCCAATCAAAATCATTTGGGATCTATCCAACTAAATCagttaataataatcaatttaaaatatatattttttaaatgattcaATTTAACCAAAATTTTGATCCAATTGGACtaacattcataaaaaaaaattatatcgcatatattattctaaatattctcaaaaaaaacaaaaaggaaggaAAGAATCAATAATAAAACAACACAAAGACCAAACTCCTCCCAACAACAACT
The window above is part of the Musa acuminata AAA Group cultivar baxijiao chromosome BXJ1-1, Cavendish_Baxijiao_AAA, whole genome shotgun sequence genome. Proteins encoded here:
- the LOC104000697 gene encoding protein trichome birefringence-like 26, with the protein product MAKAKEPESEEEPGVPTNKRLYNFLLVLLGSSLLFAFCYELLFPYGSSDSSPSKKEACDLFSGKWIQDSSDTPYTNSSCSFISNPQNCLTNGRPDTGYLHWRWKPYDCELPPMDTNKFLNKMRSKSLAFIGDSIFRNQMESLLCLLSKVEEAILVYHDEKFQSKTWYLPSHNITLGLIWAPFLIKSTEARSKNNIQLYLDVLDYAWTSQYHKYDYVMLSGGQWFLKETIFWENNTIIGCHDCMGKKLRELGMDYSYQKALRLVFQFMSTSEHKPLVVLKTWTPSHFEHGKWNTGGICNRTEPFKEGEYTADPVDATMRNVELETFQEGSNNGLRVKLLDTYHLSLLRPDGHPGPYRRFHPDISKKLQNDCLHWCLPGPIDTWNEMLMEILMNEAELRSAF